The following proteins come from a genomic window of Negativicoccus succinicivorans:
- a CDS encoding TolC family protein, whose translation MNYVKIAAVLAAVALVGQGSVFAADNPLLATKKIVNTTDALQRESIPTLVDPNEELAPQTLELSLSEAVQIAVVNHYAVHIAEAKWQAANAAVSEIAAKKNPSFDFQFGASKFKEKSQTVAVPRPLGPEHAAKVDATAQTMLNALQQVNPGANLTLEDLKKTDLYKGLTTQTVPMTFAQDRGFQNTLSVTWPIWTGGRVESAVAAARYGRDAAEWGIYKEEADLKYKVTQGYYQLMEAQHFADIANTAVENLTAHVKNVTQIYNAGVVARIDVLSSEVALAQAREKQIKAQNAVQLARANMSNLLRLPTVTTVVPDTNELPHRAITIQRAQAIDYALAHRWELQQAALNVKASEEKLNVAKAGNKPTVALTANMSWQDKDFPGFENEDWKVAGGVSWPLYDGGATTGKVKGAKADLAAAEETYLQARGQIELDVTQAYLNIDSAEERIQSTAQAVEQAREAYKIARIRYRAGVGINLDVLDAQLALDQARTNYITALYDYNTGLARLEQAMGVPAVVRYDESGKVIAPIEPITLSNDEAILVTHKRQVEQ comes from the coding sequence ATGAACTATGTAAAAATTGCCGCGGTACTCGCGGCTGTCGCTTTAGTCGGACAAGGATCGGTATTCGCGGCGGATAACCCGCTTTTGGCGACGAAGAAGATCGTCAATACGACGGACGCGCTGCAACGGGAAAGCATCCCGACGCTTGTCGATCCGAACGAAGAGCTGGCGCCGCAGACACTGGAACTGTCTTTATCGGAAGCGGTACAGATCGCCGTGGTCAATCATTATGCCGTGCATATCGCGGAAGCGAAATGGCAGGCGGCTAATGCGGCCGTCAGCGAAATAGCGGCGAAAAAGAATCCGAGTTTTGATTTCCAGTTCGGCGCGTCGAAATTTAAAGAAAAAAGCCAGACGGTCGCCGTGCCGCGTCCGCTCGGACCGGAACATGCCGCTAAAGTCGACGCGACCGCGCAGACGATGTTGAACGCGTTGCAGCAGGTGAATCCGGGGGCTAATCTGACGCTCGAAGATCTGAAAAAGACCGACTTGTATAAAGGTCTCACAACGCAAACGGTACCGATGACGTTTGCGCAGGATCGCGGTTTTCAAAACACGCTTTCGGTCACCTGGCCGATTTGGACGGGCGGTCGTGTCGAAAGCGCGGTAGCGGCGGCGCGTTACGGCCGTGACGCGGCGGAATGGGGCATCTATAAAGAAGAAGCGGATTTGAAATACAAAGTCACGCAAGGTTACTATCAGTTGATGGAGGCGCAGCATTTTGCCGACATCGCCAACACCGCCGTGGAAAATCTGACGGCGCACGTCAAAAACGTGACGCAGATTTATAACGCGGGCGTCGTGGCGCGGATCGACGTGCTTTCGTCCGAAGTCGCTTTAGCGCAGGCGCGGGAAAAACAAATTAAAGCGCAAAACGCCGTGCAACTCGCGCGCGCCAACATGAGCAATCTTTTGCGTCTGCCGACGGTCACGACAGTCGTACCGGACACTAATGAATTGCCGCACCGCGCGATTACGATCCAGCGGGCGCAGGCGATCGACTATGCGCTGGCGCATCGTTGGGAATTGCAGCAGGCGGCGTTGAATGTCAAAGCCAGTGAAGAAAAATTAAATGTCGCGAAAGCCGGCAACAAACCGACCGTTGCGCTGACGGCGAACATGAGTTGGCAGGACAAGGATTTTCCGGGCTTTGAAAATGAAGACTGGAAAGTCGCCGGCGGCGTGAGCTGGCCGCTCTATGACGGCGGCGCCACTACAGGAAAAGTAAAAGGCGCTAAGGCGGATCTCGCCGCGGCGGAAGAAACGTACTTGCAAGCGCGCGGTCAAATCGAATTGGATGTGACGCAGGCCTACTTGAATATCGACAGCGCGGAAGAACGGATTCAATCCACCGCGCAGGCGGTAGAGCAGGCGCGGGAGGCGTACAAGATCGCGCGCATCCGTTACCGTGCCGGCGTCGGCATCAACTTGGACGTTTTGGATGCGCAACTCGCGTTGGATCAGGCGCGTACGAATTACATCACCGCATTGTACGATTACAACACGGGTCTCGCTCGTTTGGAACAGGCGATGGGCGTACCGGCTGTCGTGCGTTACGATGAAAGCGGCAAGGTGATCGCGCCGATTGAACCGATCACGCTGAGCAATGATGAAGCGATCCTGGTGACGCACAAACGACAGGTGGAACAATAA